Proteins from a single region of Phoenix dactylifera cultivar Barhee BC4 unplaced genomic scaffold, palm_55x_up_171113_PBpolish2nd_filt_p 000226F, whole genome shotgun sequence:
- the LOC103696998 gene encoding MACPF domain-containing protein At4g24290-like isoform X2, with product MSELLNQKSSVQGKVPSGYFNALFGLSGAWLNDIKETKFLAFDGSFISLYNLHLRASPLVLRDDVKKAVPPKWDPVSLSRFIQTFGTHIIVEIGIGGQDVVRLRQSPSSTISPAELKVHLEDLGDFLFSDGRSLSPLHRKTGEGRNKVPDVFVRILQSNTLHLASHSESSSKDGLTVICSKRGGDIYVSGHSSWLQTVPNNPDAILFKFVPITSLLTGIPGSGYLSHAINLYLRYKPDPDDLQYFLEFQVPRQWAPMFNELALGPHRRKASYPTLQFRFLGPRLHVNTAQVSSGQKPVVGLRLYLEGRKCNRLAIHVQHLSSLPSMLSTSSGMSQWQGSEDSDSEYFEPIQWKRYSCVCTAAVKHNPEWLQRVSDGVFVVTGAQLVTKGKWAKKVLHLRLLFTHIPNCTIRKTEWTRAPATSHKGSFLTNLSTTFSTPFLQRDAPPPPKHEPAQLNSGVYPDGPPVPIQSRKLLKFVDMVEVVRGPHDVPGHWLVTAAKLVKEGGKIGLHVKFALLNHTPQIEMIS from the exons ATGTCTGAGTTACTCAATCAGAAGTCTTCAGTGCAAGGGAAAGTGCCTTCTGGTTATTTTAATGCACTTTTTGGATTAAGTGGAGCATGGTTGAATGACATCAAGGAGACTAAATTTCTTGCCTTTGATGGTTCCTTCATTTCCTTGTACAATCTGCACCTAAGGGCTTCTCCGTTGGTTCTCCGAGATGATGTGAAAAAGGCTGTTCCACCAAAGTGGGATCCTGTATCATTATCTAG GTTCATCCAGACATTTGGGACTCACATAATTGTGGAAATAGGAATTGGAGGACAGGATGTAGTTCGTCTTAGGCAAAGTCCTTCTTCGACCATTTCTCCTGCCGAGCTTAAGGTGCatcttgaagatcttggagattttttattttctgatggAAGAAGCCTCTCTCCACTACATCGGAAGACTGGAGAAGGAAGGAACAAG GTGCCTGATGTCTTCGTCAGAATCTTGCAATCAAACACTTTGCACCTGGCTAGCCATTCAGAAAGTTCAAGCAAGGAT GGCCTCACAGTCATTTGCTCAAAAAGGGGAGGAGACATATATGTGTCTGGTCACTCCAGTTGGTTACAAACAGTACCAAATAATCCTGATGCtatactctttaaatttgtcCCCATCACTTCTCTTCTGACTGGCATCCCAGGCAGTGGATATCTTAGTCATGCAATCAATCTATATCTTCGCT ACAAACCTGATCCCGACGATTTACAGTATTTCTTGGAATTCCAAGTCCCTCGTCAATGGGCACCGATGTTCAATGAACTGGCTCTGGGACCACACAGAAGAAAGGCATCCTACCCCACACTGCAATTTAGATTTTTGGGTCCCAGACTTCATGTGAACACTGCTCAG GTGTCAAGTGGCCAGAAGCCAGTAGTTGGTCTACGATTGTACTTGGAGGGTAGGAAATGCAATCGATTAGCCATACATGTGCAGCACCTTTCAAGTCTCCCCAGCATGCTCAGCACCTCGTCTGGGATGTCTCAGTGGCAAGGATCTGAAGACTCAGATTCGGAATACTTTGAGCCTATCCAGTGGAAGAGATACTCGTGTGTTTGCACAGCCGCTGTAAAGCACAATCCTGAATGGCTCCAGAGAGTATCTGATGGCGTTTTTGTGGTCACAGGTGCTCAGCTTGTCACCAAAGGGAAGTGGGCGAAGAAGGTGCTTCATCTTCGCCTGCTCTTCACTCACATCCCGAATTGTACGATTCGAAAAACTGAGTGGACTCGTGCACCAGCTACTTCTCACAAGGGAAGCTTTCTAACAAATCTCAGTACAACATTTAGCACCCCATTCTTGCAACGGGATGCTCCTCCACCCCCAAAGCATGAGCCTGCACAGCTGAATTCAGGAGTTTACCCCGATGGTCCACCTGTTCCAATCCAATCACGAAAGTTATTAAAGTTTGTCGATATGGTTGAGGTGGTTCGGGGTCCCCATGATGTGCCAGGACATTGGCTGGTGACAGCTGCCAAGCTTGTCAAAGAGGGAGGAAAGATCGGCTTGCATGTAAAATTTGCTCTGTTGAACCATACACCTCAGATTGAAATGATTAGCTGA